A window of Macrotis lagotis isolate mMagLag1 chromosome X, bilby.v1.9.chrom.fasta, whole genome shotgun sequence contains these coding sequences:
- the LOC141498200 gene encoding uncharacterized protein LOC141498200 — MGTYPFPPPILLPIGYDASLFPALFASSGTVGLPTLSPEEQAATPFSGTLNISNSVGFTFNWSFAHPYWVPLSRSFQGDLFAFDSSDIRFPAGSLWGYNGTGVCWPKDFRTLYTRPPQIPHSPPCPFLPNIGHFPQFWSPQIPWVPCRGPYAFRIGSRLSIYSALDEVGAPPLRYRPPYTYKIHRPVSGPDIRPLFFMRGLVWYNGTWGKTDPRRSKLALVEPTIQPEKSVFLHSQACLTPPFFWAATNLTPDHSDILNCSSNNSCYLTSCTLPDADTHVLVRTPRYLWIPVTTDGWTQQVTIYHRESQALGLLTLLIASLITFIASAATSIATTLATTPRPEDIEHMARQMAGIFHQQNEVNNLLRGAILNLNQQLALTNE, encoded by the coding sequence ATGGGCACttatcccttcccccccccaattcttttacCCATAGGTTATGATGCATCTCTCTTCCCTGCACTCTTTGCCAGTAGTGGAACTGTGGGTCTCCCCACACTCTCACCGGAAGAACAAGCAGCTACACCATTTTCCGGGACTCTTAACATTTCCAATTCTGTTGGTTTCACCTTTAATTGGTCCTTTGCACACCCATACTGGGTCCCGCTATCCCGCTCATTTCAAGGGGACCTTTTTGCTTTTGACTCTTCTGACATAAGATTCCCAGCTGGAAGTCTATGGGGATACAATGGTACTGGTGTGTGCTGGCCCAAGGATTTTAGAACACTGTATACTAGACCACCCCAAATTCCACACTCCCCTCCCTGCCCTTTTCTCCCTAACATTGGACATTTCCCCCAGTTCTGGTCTCCACAGATCCCCTGGGTCCCATGCAGAGGCCCCTATGCATTCCGTATTGGTTCACGGCTCAGTATCTATTCTGCTTTAGATGAGGTTGGGGCACCCCCATTGAGATATAGACCCCCCTACACATACAAAATACACCGCCCTGTCTCAGGCCCAGACATTAGACCTCTTTTTTTCATGAGAGGGCTTGTCTGGTATAATGGAACTTGGGGAAAAACAGACCCTAGGCGGTCCAAGCTAGCACTGGTTGAGCCTACAATACAGCCagaaaaatcagtatttttaCATAGTCAGGCCTGTCTCACACCCCCATTTTTCTGGGCAGCTACCAATCTGACCCCTGACCACTCTGATATCCTGAACTGCTCCAGTAATAATTCTTGCTATCTTACCTCTTGCACCCTGCCTGATGCTGACACACATGTCCTGGTCCGTACACCCAGGTATCTATGGATACCTGTGACCACTGATGGGTGGACTCAACAAGTTACAATCTATCACAGGGAATCCCAAGCCCTTGGCCTACTTACCCTGCTCATAGCATCCCTTATTACATTTATAGCTTCTGCAGCCACCTCTATAGCCACCACCCTTGCCACCACCCCGCGGCCGGAGGATATAGAGCACATGGCCAGACAAATGGCTGGAATCTTTCACCagcaaaatgaggttaataatctCCTGAGAGGAGCTATCCTTAACCTAAACCAACAGCTAGCCCTCACTAATGAATGA